From the Thermodesulfovibrio thiophilus DSM 17215 genome, the window TAAAGAAGTTTATTGATGAAAGCGTCAAATACTACAGAAAAATTGATGGAAAACTTGTTGCAGCCTTTAGTTCCACTGGAATGATTGGTGGAGGAGGAGAGACAGTCTGCCTTGATATTCTGAAGTCATTTTTAGTTCATGGTTGTCTTTGTCTGGGATTTACAAGACTCGGACATTATGGACCTGTTGCAATTGGTAAACCAGATGAGAGGATAGAAAGAGAAATAAATGAAATGGTTAATAAATATTCAGAAATTTTAAACAAAATATAGTATGTTTGATAGAAAAAAACAACTGAAATGGGCATCGTTAAAGGTCGGTATTGTTATAACATCGACCTTAATTATTATTT encodes:
- a CDS encoding flavodoxin family protein produces the protein MKKVLVIYYSRTGNTEKMAKMIAEGLVQKGIVVDLKNVNEVDIDSLPDYDGYIIGSPNYFGTMVAEIKKFIDESVKYYRKIDGKLVAAFSSTGMIGGGGETVCLDILKSFLVHGCLCLGFTRLGHYGPVAIGKPDERIEREINEMVNKYSEILNKI